Proteins co-encoded in one Yamadazyma tenuis chromosome 1, complete sequence genomic window:
- the ctf18 gene encoding Chromosome transmission fidelity protein 18 (EggNog:ENOG503NUFN; COG:L), with amino-acid sequence MLEQPLSLDFSDSPLFSQVDSVVEKTSNTFEMSTSLLFGAPDSSEKEVKLFNGSTIKLKKKVAVPALQESELSNEGMSIIDMDLLFQKAKQRQTYKDNQKQAAATSNSKPVHKPTHVWTEQYRPQRFVQLCSAGNDRQYRMISHWLKKWSGVVYNEAFDDDEGNIDSLGRPMRKFLLISGPSGIGKTAAAHIIAKQLGYNVEELNAANSMNSLPNSNSSGNNYTNVVNSLKLKIQNALTSNSIQSKGNKISTNSKPTCLIIDEIDTAGNSSDIIRVLNEIHQSDQRAFNQLNNKNVFGNSNSKSKRKDQLLNRPIICIANDAFTTSSRTYGGFNMDKLRNMSELVTFQKPTIQKTNSGMKIGGKALKSVKEYIKWISDKENLKLGFQEIGEIVEICEGDIRACINHLQFNGRKVQVPMIEGAHNKSTKDLQLSWFKIAEMIFKRDPSLSKEADFGMLMETIMNGAGKSVSASNSTLDKVIRACFNRYLDSVHYQDDSLVKPCELSDWLDFYDKVGNSNDALDYASLVSMKFWVLFSESNPNRVSKSLIPDIKNLEYESNEMKKVNKSIIKSFISNLPVEAGLSLGGGFENNESFGLFVLPLIHKIISPEMTSSGGSISLSMKSKSSLSDFDQDGLVKAAKVIKDFGIQLESLRDTTTNLTSLEFYPNLDSLVLYNSDYLKTPIESTIKQIQARRKWMFPLLQTELEREDVVRLIEKRKAVQLGAVDSTKSNKKQKTTSLEFFKGQYDGLSTHIQQAKDKVDSEATRIWVKYNEGFSNAVRKNIGWNDLWIA; translated from the coding sequence ATGTTGGAACAACCCCTTCTGCTTGATTTCCTGGACTCTCCATTGTTCTCCCAGGTGGAttctgttgttgaaaagacATCCAATACCTTTGAAATGAGCACATCGCTTCTTTTCGGGGCACCTGATTCCTCTGAGAAAGAAGTCAAGCTCTTTAACGGATCAACCATtaaattgaagaagaaagtaGCGGTACCGGCTCTTCAAGAACTGGAGCTTTCTAACGAAGGTATGTCGATTATTGACATGGATCTTTTGTTCCAAAAGGCCAAACAAAGACAAACATATAAAGATAATCAGAAGCAGGCGGCCGCCACCTCAAATTCTAAACCTGTCCACAAACCAACACATGTTTGGACAGAGCAATACCGACCCCAACGGTTTGTTCAGTTATGTTCCGCTGGAAATGATAGACAATACAGAATGATCTCCCACTGGTTGAAAAAGTGGTCTGGGGTTGTCTACAATGAAGCATtcgatgacgatgaaggAAACATAGATTCGTTAGGAAGACCTATGAGAAAATTCCTCTTGATCAGTGGTCCTTCAGGAATTGGAAAGACTGCAGCTGCCCATATCATTGCTAAACAGTTGGGATATAATgtggaagagttgaatGCTGCCAACAGCATGAACTCGCTTCCTAACAGTAATTCCAGTGGTAACAATTACACTAATGTGGTGAActcattgaagttgaaaattcAAAATGCGTTGACATCCAATTCCATTCAATCCAAAGGTAATAAAATTCTGACTAATAGCAAGCCCACCTGTTTGATCATAGATGAAATCGATACGGCTGGGAACTCGAGTGACATAATCCGAGTATTGAATGAAATTCACCAGTCCGACCAAAGGGccttcaaccaattgaataaCAAAAATGTATTTGGCAATAGTAACTCAAAGAGTAAGAGGAAAGACCAGCTCTTGAACAGACCCATCATTTGTATTGCTAACGATGCTTTCACAACTAGTTCGAGGACTTATGGAGGGTTCAATATGGATAAACTTAGAAACATGTCTGAGTTGGTAACTTTCCAAAAACCCACCATTCAAAAGACTAACTCTGGTATGAAGATTGGTGGAAAAGCTCTCAAGTCTGTCAAAGAGTATATCAAATGGATCAGTGATAAGGAGAATTTAAAACTAggatttcaagaaattggtgagATTGTTGAGATTTGTGAAGGAGATATTAGGGCTTGTATAAATCATTTACAGTTCAACGGAAGAAAAGTCCAAGTGCCTATGATTGAGGGTGCCCACAACAAACTGACCAAAGACCTACAGCTTTCATGGTTTAAAATCGCTGAAATGATATTTAAAAGAGATCCTCTGTTAAGCAAAGAAGCTGATTTTGGCATGTTGATGGAAACCATTATGAATGGTGCTGGTAAATCGGTTTCGGCTTCAAATAGCACTTTGGACAAAGTTATAAGGGCCTGTTTTAACAGGTACTTGGACTCTGTTCACTATCAAGATGATTCCTTGGTTAAACCATGTGAGTTAAGCGATTGGTTGGACTTTTACGATAAGGTCGGAAACTCTAATGATGCCTTGGACTATGCCAGCTTGGTTAGTATGAAATTTTGGGTCTTGTTCAGTGAATCCAACCCAAACAGGGTTTCCAAGAGCTTGATCCCAGATATAAAGAACCTAGAGTACGAATCTAATGAGATGAAAAAGGTGAATAAATCTATTATCAAGAGCTTCATTTCCAATCTTCCCGTTGAAGCTGGATTGAGCTTAGGTGGTGGATTTGAGAATAATGAGTCATTCGGGCTATTTGTGCTCCCATTGATACACAAGATCATTTCACCTGAGATGACATCAAGCGGTGGTTCCATCTCACTATCGATGAAACTGAAACTGTCGTTAAGTGACTTTGATCAGGATGGCCTTGTAAAAGCTGCCAAAGTGATCAAAGACTTTGGTATTCAGTTGGAATCACTAAGAGACACTACCACCAACTTAACCAGTTTGGAGTTCTATCCAAATCTTGATTCGTTGGTGCTTTACAATTCTGATTACCTAAAGACTCCAATTGAAAGCACTATAAAGCAAATCCAAGCCAGGAGAAAATGGATGTTCCCCCTATTGCAAACAGAATTGGAAAGAGAAGACGTGGTAAGACTAATTGAAAAACGGAAAGCAGTTCAGCTAGGTGCTGTTGATTCTACCAAATCTAATAAGAAACAAAAAACTACTAGTCTTGAATTCTTTAAAGGACAATACGATGGGCTTTCAACTCATATTCAACAGGCCAAAGATAAAGTGGATTCTGAAGCTACTCGGATCTGGGTCAAGTACAACGAAGGGTTTTCCAATGCTGTGCGAAAGAATATTGGTTGGAACGATTTGTGGATAGCTTAA
- the KRE6_2 gene encoding beta-glucan synthesis-associated protein (EggNog:ENOG503NUWF; COG:G), which produces MTDDKTSMSLSLPDSIVRQGLNNTSHEHTHPETEMRAPKNHDYSSVDITEQREQATQTHIIQHHQDSSAESHSNTLWRLPNSLESKIRHPNFHKNDERVNRVSSDLSLVSKVQNNSRYFVRMGSSAKVVEKFDDVEDPYYYYAYAALSSSSSEVSSSICNTPERFCILNLDDTIMTPEEFKNIDDQFPKDLDPFKNKWNYLNPIIYVTHFYYGQIFAAIALMVIIIFGSIGYGIHVAKEWWSPLPPEVYEVLSPYIYPPLSAIRTSLVDPDTPKDAHQRKSFQTGEMWDLVFSDEFNADGRTFFEGDDQFFNAVDIHYAATNDLEYYIPDMVETSNGSLRITLDAFPINGLDYRSAMLQSWNQLCFSSNAIVEVSLRMPGYSQESGLWPAVWSLGNLARPSFQATTDGVWPYSYDECDHGITPNQSSPDGISFLPGQRLSKCTCLGEDHPNVGVGRGAPEIDIIEGFHNAFDKKGVGVQTLQVAPFDSWWRPDYDYMMIENPNITSLKPDTGTPTQEAIAAGTIMNENWYVNHQNTTDPDRHTYFQKFGFEYSSAKTAETDSYIQFFAANSPTMSIRGDALHPTNNIGWRQITKEPMSLVFNLGLSETWSTVDFGSLKFPAVFEIDYVRIYQQKNDTSITCDPYGFPTSEYIYQHLNAYRNFNLTSWKQAGYKSPKNSLMHGCY; this is translated from the coding sequence ATGACCGATGACAAAACTTCTATGAGCCTCTCTCTTCCTGATTCTATAGTCAGACAGGGGTTAAATAATACTAGCCATGAGCATACTCATCCGGAGACAGAAATGAGGGCTCCTAAGAACCATGATTATCTGTCTGTAGATATCACGGAGCAGAGAGAACAGGCAACCCAAACTCATATCATACAACACCATCAGGATTCCAGTGCTGAAAGCCACAGCAATACCCTTTGGCGGTTGCCAAACTCTCTTGAGTCAAAAATCAGACACCCCAATTTCCACAAAAACGACGAACGGGTGAATCGGGTATCTTCAGACCTATCGTTGGTATCCAAGGTGCAAAACAACTCCAGGTACTTTGTTCGAATGGGTTCTTCTGCTAAAGTTGTCGAAAAGTTTGACGATGTGGAAGATCCATATTACTACTACGCATATGCGGCACTCTCTTCTAGTTCGAGCGAGGTTTCAAGTAGCATATGCAACACACCCGAACGGTTTTGTATTTTGAACCTTGATGACACCATAATGACACCtgaagagttcaaaaatATTGATGACCAGTTTCCCAAAGATCTCGACcctttcaagaacaagtgGAACTACCTAAACCCTATTATCTATGTGACGCATTTTTACTATGGACAaatttttgcagccattgcATTGATGGTAATTATCATTTTCGGGTCCATTGGATACGGGATCCATGTTGCAAAAGAGTGGTGGTCTCCACTTCCACCTGAAGTATATGAAGTTCTTTCTCCATACATTTATCCTCCACTATCAGCCATCAGAACCTCACTAGTTGATCCTGATACTCCTAAAGACGCACACCAACGCAAAAGCTTCCAAACCGGCGAAATGTGGGACTTGGTATTCTCTGATGAATTCAATGCCGATGGTCGTACTTTTTTTGAGGGTGATGATCAGTTCTTCAATGCCGTGGACATTCATTATGCGGCCaccaatgacttggaatACTATATTCCCGACATGGTGGAGACCAGCAACGGAAGTCTACGAATTACATTAGATGCATTTCCCATCAACGGGTTGGACTACCGGTCGGCAATGCTTCAGAGTTGGAACCAGTTGTGTTTTAGCAGTAATGCTATTGTTGAGGTGAGTCTTCGAATGCCTGGGTACTCTCAGGAAAGCGGTTTATGGCCAGCTGTGTGGAGTCTAGGTAATTTGGCAAGACCCAGTTTCCAGGCCACTACTGATGGAGTATGGCCCTATTCCTATGATGAGTGTGACCATGGAATCACTCCCAATCAGTCTTCTCCTGACGGGATATCGTTCTTACCTGGTCAGAGATTAAGCAAGTGTACTTGTTTGGGAGAAGACCATCCGAatgttggagttggccGAGGAGCCCCCGAAATTGATATAATCGAAGGATTCCACAACGCTTTTGATAAGAAAGGAGTTGGTGTCCAAACCTTACAGGTTGCTCCGTTCGATTCCTGGTGGAGGCCAGATTACGACTATATGATGATTGAGAATCCAAATATCACATCTTTGAAACCAGACACAGGAACCCCAACGCAAGAAGCTATTGCAGCTGGAACCATCATGAACGAAAACTGGTATGTTAACCATCAAAATACCACCGATCCTGATAGGCACACATATTTCCAGAAATTTGGGTTTGAGTATCTGAGTGCAAAGACTGCCGAGACTGATAGTTATATTCagtttttcgcagccaacTCACCTACTATGTCCATTAGAGGAGATGCTCTTCATCCTACCAATAATATTGGGTGGAGGCAGATCACCAAAGAGCCCATGTCTCTAGTTTTCAATCTCGGGCTTTCGGAGACGTGGTCGACGGTGGATTTTGGTTCATTGAAGTTCCCTGCCGTATTTGAAATCGACTATGTGAGAATCTACCAACAGAAAAACGACACCTCGATCACGTGCGACCCATATGGTTTCCCGACCAGTGAGTATATATATCAGCATTTAAATGCTTATAGAAACTTCAACCTTACAAGCTGGAAACAAGCAGGCTACAAAAGCCCCAAAAACAGCTTGATGCATGGATGCTATTAA
- the BUD2 gene encoding GTPase activating factor (EggNog:ENOG503NUJW; COG:T), with protein sequence MAKQTAFHRLIARDKGIFNGRDFLISSDSITWVPAYAIFITEQGQLYSADENDNNYLLLQFLQSCYIQVIPNINTSTSSQLKKSRSRLAKPSKDSSTLHEVPPPVVFIKTFDNEKLYIKVPSKNNFGNLLSSLLVWQNLNPKSLVKKWYCENKFVPQSPDFIHEVLVCRFKVYGPVVNRGKNMNLVKGPKVPNHSKNLFVESETGTTQSPVINEGWFYTMGVLKSNGVLNFITELDGTLIYSIDIKTIMSSEVREMHHSIFDNSNVLFVGRIKELRWNNLIKNKSSSINDQVYPPFIAKDGKTINSYNRILIEFPLHIDLEDWFVGLNYFSKREYIGSYNPKTAINKSNSVNDIIKKSEDLALNDNQTLVSSDIPNPDISFNIGDVSMNSTTTVPPHIPRSTSMNLDANLSIYEKDSFRISKKLSVDIIEAKFDNEVSSKSKIYAEVVMWGLPWSRTAIVNYTNNPFWKEEFSTDLPISTQIIHILIKECSFNESSYSEGDKIVGTVYITPDILTRHFNNHSTMSIEGISNGNAINVSGMNNGENPNYANDIVKLSIYDASNLPIGKLLVNVNFKEYHILSPKNFKPLENMLHNAPMTDLIEFCNSNVSTAEFENVSIIMLDIFQSLGIEDKWFKALMDAELINVDKVTRQNYVSKASTPSSSSNNVFNTLFRGSSIFSKSLEKYNLRIGQEYLEKVFGDFFAIIDKEKKNCEVDPRYVRLQEKAERKGKNVDDTDSEDSDEEDDGYDSDEEARIDKRVKAMVEHNSNNLYEYAEMLWQKIYITSNDLPEQIKSQLKQFRNKVELACDPNDKITALNCLSAFIFLRFFCPAILNPKLFYLTKNHQTGRSQRTLTLIAKILLNLANRQEFSPHKEPHLVQMNKFLDKHKEEVLDYFDKITGRKNDFHEKILELSHEVKRFDLGLSGDTTSNELPTTPYLIDKYLRLTELIYLLENKTSGGTSEDDFGDDDEEEEEDDHDHDDHDDHDHDGDKEDNHSEGTDVAEVSPIPEEAIISDKASTDESRDQFDFNSVSTSKFNNRRTKLNGINESDIRIRNNVYKIGSLEFEKSEFLDLAGEDETESFIKSLCKSDENIFSFITSNITLKDLQKTSNRLRKRILELESFLSNYEYPANYQSDQTMWDAFANRLLSTSYLDLNRSCVVQWEDYNGEVPLRYKRIVDNGLNYLKLKFFDEAFNGEPGLTTSYTLHNHLGDENVLKSPSSKNPFKKWFNKP encoded by the coding sequence ATGGCAAAACAAACGGCATTCCACAGACTAATCGCCAGGGATAAAGGCATTTTCAACGGCAgagacttcttgatttccagTGATTCCATAACCTGGGTTCCTGCGTACgccatcttcatcaccgAGCAGGGCCAATTGTATTCTGCTGACGAAAACGACAACAACTACTTGTTGTTGCAGTTTTTGCAGAGTTGTTACATCCAAGTCATCCCCAACATCAACACATCCACCAGCCTGCAATTGAAAAAAAGCCGCAGCCGCTTGGCAAAGCCCAGCAAGGATCTGAGCACACTCCACGAGGTCCCGCCGCCAGTGGTGTTTATTAAAACGTTTGACAATGAAAAGCTCTATATCAAGGTTCCTTCCAAGAATAACTTTGGAAACTTATTGAGCTCCTTACTTGTATGGCAGAACTTGAACCCCAAGTCGCTCGTGAAGAAATGGTACTGTGAAAACAAATTTGTGCCCCAGCTGCCGGACTTTATTCATGAGGTTTTGGTGTGTAGGTTCAAGGTGTACGGTCCAGTTGTTAATAGAGGGAAGAATATGAACCTTGTAAAGGGCCCCAAGGTGCCCAATCACCTGAAAAATCTCTTTGTTGAGTCAGAAACTGGAACCACTCAGCTGCCGGTTATCAATGAAGGATGGTTCTATACGATGGGGGTGTTAAAGTCCAATGGggtcttgaacttcatcaCAGAGTTGGATGGAACATTGATCTACTCAATAGACATCAAAACCATCATGTCCAGCGAGGTCCGAGAAATGCATCACCTGATATTTGACAATTCCAACGTGTTGTTTGTGGGTCGTATAAAGGAATTGAGATGGAACAAtctcatcaagaacaaatcTTCATCCATTAACGACCAGGTATATCCTCCGTTCATTGCCAAAGATGGCAAAACCATTAACTCATACAACAGGATTCTCATTGAGTTTCCGTTGCATATCGACTTGGAGGATTGGTTTGTCGGGTTGAATtatttttccaaaagagagTACATTGGCTCTTACAATCCCAAGACCgccatcaacaaatctaATTCGGTTAACGACATAATAAAGAAACTGGAAGATTTGGCGTTGAATGACAATCAAACTCTAGTCTCTTCTGATATCCCTAATCCCGATATATCCTTCAATATCGGTGATGTGTCAATGAACTCAACCACAACCGTTCCACCACATATTCCCAGATCCACGTCAATGAACCTTGACGCCAATTTGCTGATTTACGAGAAAGATTCTTTCAGGATTTCGAAAAAGCTCTCCGTGGACATCATTGAAGCTAAGTTCGACAATGAGGTatcttccaaatcaaaaatatATGCTGAAGTGGTAATGTGGGGACTCCCGTGGTCAAGAACTGCTATTGTGAACTACACCAATAATCCATTTTGGAAAGAAGAGTTCTCAACCGACTTGCCAATTTCCACTCAAATTATTCATATATTGATTAAAGAATGCAGTTTCAACGAGTCGAGTTACCTGGAAGGAGACAAAATAGTAGGAACAGTGTATATCACACCAGATATTTTAACCAGGCATTTTAACAACCACTCTACAATGCTGATTGAAGGCATTCTGAATGGAAATGCTATCAACGTGAGCGGAATGAACAATGGTGAAAATCCAAACTATGCAAACGATATTGTCAAACTATCAATTTACGATGCTTCGAATTTACCGATTGgtaagttgttggtgaatgTTAACTTCAAGGAGTACCACATCTTATCACCTAAGAACTTTAAGCCGTTGGAAAATATGCTCCATAATGCTCCCATGACTGACTTAATTGAGTTCTGCAATAGCAATGTCTCTACTGctgagtttgaaaatgtcAGTATAATTATGTTGGATATTTTCCAGAGTCTCGGTATAGAAGACAAGTGGTTTAAGGCGTTGATGGACGCTGAATTGATTAATGTCGATAAGGTCACTAGACAAAACTATGTCAGTAAAGCATCTACACCTTCCTCGTCCTCCAACAATGTGTTCAACACCTTATTTAGAGGTTCGTCtatcttctccaaatcaCTTGAAAAGTATAATTTAAGAATAGGGCAAGAATACTTGGAGAAGGTGTTTGGAGacttttttgcaatcatagataaggaaaagaagaattgtGAAGTTGACCCCAGATACGTACGGCTCCAAGAAAAGGCTGAGCGTAAGGGCAAAAACGTGGATGATACAGATTCAGAAGATTCTGATGAAGAGGATGATGGGTATGATTCGGACGAAGAAGCACGTATAGATAAGCGTGTCAAGGCCATGGTTGAACACAATTCCAATAACTTGTATGAGTACGCAGAAATGCTCTGGCAAAAGATTTACATCACCTCAAATGATTTACCCGAGCAAATCAAGAGTCAATTGAAGCAGTTCAGAAACAAGGTTGAGTTGGCCTGTGACCCAAATGACAAAATTACTGCCTTGAATTGTTTAAGTGCTTTTATATTTTTGAGATTCTTTTGTCCTGCCATTTTAAATCCAAAGTTGTTCTATTTGACTAAAAATCACCAAACGGGGAGGTCACAGAGAACCTTGACATTGATTGCCAAGAtcttattgaacttggccaaccGTCAAGAGTTTTCGCCCCATAAGGAACCACATCTTGTGCAAATGAATAAGTTTTTGGATAAACATAAGGAAGAAGTGTTAGACTATTTCGACAAGATCACGGGAAGGAAGAACGATTTCCAtgagaagattttggaattgAGTCATGAGGTGAAAAGGTTTGATTTGGGATTGTCAGGTGATACAACATCAAACGAACTTCCAACTACTCCTTATCTCATTGATAAATACTTAAGATTAACTGAACTTATCTATTTGCTAGAGAACAAAACTTCGGGAGGAACGTCcgaagatgattttggtgacgacgatgaagaagaagaagaagatgatcaTGATCATGATGATCATGATGATCATGATCATGATGGCGATAAGGAAGACAACCATAGCGAAGGTACCGATGTGGCTGAAGTGTCGCCAATCCCTGAAGAGGCCATAATTAGCGATAAGGCTTCAACGGACGAATCACGGGACCAGTTTGATTTCAACTCAGTTAGCACCAgcaagttcaacaacaggAGGACCAAATTGAATGGAATCAATGAGAGTGATATCAGAATCCGCAACAACGTCTACAAGATCGGATCATTGGAATTCGAAAAGTCCGAGTTCTTGGACCTAGCGGGCGAAGACGAGACCGAAAGTTTCATCAAGAGTTTGTGCAAAAGCGACGAAAACATCTTCTCGTTCATAACCTCCAACATAACCCTTaaagatcttcaaaaaaCCAGCAATCGCTTAAGAAAGAGAatcttggaattggaaagCTTCTTAAGTAACTACGAATATCCAGCCAACTACCAAAGTGACCAAACCATGTGGGACGCCTTTGCTAACCGACTCTTGTCCACCTCGTATTTGGACCTCAACCGTAGCTGTGTTGTGCAATGGGAAGATTATAATGGAGAAGTTCCTCTTCGCTATAAGAGAATAGTCGATAACGGTCTCAACTACTTAAAGTTGAAATTCTTCGATGAAGCCTTCAACGGGGAGCCCGGCTTAACTACTTCATACACGCTCCATAACCACTTGGGTGACGAGAATGTTTTGAAGAGCCCTAGCTCCAAAAACCCATTTAAAAAGTGGTTTAATAAGCCTTAA
- the SEC14 gene encoding cytosolic factor, phosphatidylinositol/phosphatidylcholine transfer protein (COG:I; EggNog:ENOG503NW62), with product MATEEEILASYPQVSAPTDQSGYTSNLTEEQEQVLKQLEAALKELGYTKRLDKASLLRFLRARKFDLEKTKQMFVSCEAWRKEFGTDTILTDFKYTEKPLVAKMYPQYYHKTDKDGRPVYYEELGKVYLPDMLKITSQDRMLKNLVWEYESFTNNRLPACSRKFGCLVETSCTILDLKGISISSAYQVVGYVKEASKIGQDYYPERMGKFYCINAPFGFSTAFKLFKAFLDPVTVSKIFILGSSYQKDLLKQIPPENLPKKYGGQSDVSEQELYLSDIGPWREAEYIGPEGEAPKSIDMS from the coding sequence ATGGccactgaagaagaaatattGGCCTCTTACCCTCAGGTTTCTGCTCCTACAGACCAGAGTGGATACACTTCCAATTTAACcgaagaacaagaacaggTGCTTAAACAATTAGAAGCCGCTTTAAAAGAGTTGGGATACACAAAGAGATTGGACAAGGCATCGTTGTTGCGGTTTTTGAGAGCCAGAAagtttgacttggaaaaaacCAAGCAAATGTTCGTCAGCTGTGAAGCCTGGAGAAAAGAGTTTGGCACCGACACCATTTTGACCGACTTTAAGTACACCGAAAAGCCTTTGGTAGCCAAGATGTACCCCCAATACTATCACAAAACTGACAAGGATGGAAGACCCGTGTACTACGAAGAGTTGGGAAAGGTGTACTTGCCAGATATGTTGAAGATTACCTCTCAGGACAGAATgctcaagaacttggtttGGGAATACGAGtccttcaccaacaataGATTGCCTGCTTGCTCTAGAAAGTTTGGTTGTTTGgtggagacttcttgtACCATCTTAGACTTGAAGGGTATATCTATTTCGTCTGCTTATCAGGTGGTGGGCTATGTCAAAGAAGCGTCTAAAATCGGCCAAGACTACTACCCTGAAAGAATGGGTAAGTTTTATTGTATCAACGCCCCATTTGGTTTTTCCACTGCtttcaagttattcaagGCATTTTTGGATCCTGTCACGGTGTCCAAGATTTTCATCTTGGGAAGCTCCTATCAAAAGGACTTGTTAAAGCAGATTCCTCCTGAAAATTTGCCCAAAAAATATGGAGGCCAGTCGGATGTGTCTGAGCAAGAATTGTACTTGAGTGACATAGGTCCCTGGAGAGAAGCCGAATACATCGGTCCTGAAGGGGAAGCTCCCAAATCAATTGATATGAGTTAG